Within the Vigna angularis cultivar LongXiaoDou No.4 chromosome 10, ASM1680809v1, whole genome shotgun sequence genome, the region tgtCTACAATTATCAAAGCATGAGGTGTTTGCATGTCACCCACATAAAACGTACAAGGTACAGAAGAACACTTGAATGTGTCAGAACTTTTCCGTGGAACAAAGGCAAAAGGAGACAAGTATATGTATACTGtataatatatcttatattttatggCAGAGAACTTCTGCTGGACATTGAAACATAATCTtcaccagaaaaaaaaatcaagaaatagCATGCCAAAATTTCTTGATCTTTCCCTCAAACTGATTAAACACTTAATATTGTGATGACCACCGGTTTCTCCTTACAAAGATCacactttttaaaagaaatcattAATTATACTTCCTGTACTTGATATCACTCTCCCCTCTCTAATTAAAGCTGGATTGGGGATAAAGCACTTCTTTGCTCCTAATCTTTGTTGTTTTATATACTCAGTGCTTGTTGGTATAACCCATAGAACTGATTCGAGGTCGAATGTAGTGATGATCATAGAGAGATTGACCATATTCCACAGGCTTGATAACCACAGTTTCCTGCTTCCTATCGTGCTCTTGAACTGCTCCGAATAGTATCTCATTGGTTTCCTCGTGGCTTTGCTCAAGGTAAGTGTGAGGGATTGATGAATGATATTGATGGCGATGATGATGCttgagttgttgttgttgctgctggtGCTGATGTTTTAGTTGCTGTTGTTGCTGAAGATCTCCTTCCCATCCGCTATAGAATGCTCTACTTTGCAATAGTTGTTGCATTTTTTCGGCATCCTTGGACATGAAAGGATATGTTTTGCGTGGTGTTGGGGTTCTGGGATCAATAGAAGggggttcatcttcttctgggATCACAAAGCTTTCTTGCACAGGCCAAGCATTTAGTTGCTTTGGAGGTTGCTGGAACAACGTTTGGCTTTGAAATTCGTAGCTCTGTGGTCTTTTCCTGAAACCAGGAAATAAACCTCCCATTATTTCCACTACTGATGCCCCAGCATTGGTAAGAAGCTTCCCAAGGGATCCAAAGAAACTTTCTTCTTGCTTATCTGATTCATCTTCTGATGGAATTAAAGGAGGCCTCACAGACTTCACCGGCTTTTGATATGGACTTGGTGAAATGCCAGACATTGCTGAACCCTCAGCCTACAAAAGCAAGAGATTGCTTAAATGGCCCaagttttctaataaatttaggaaACTATTGAATAACTCAACTATGCAGTTTTAGCAAACAAAGGGCAAGTTTAAATTCTGCAGCTATGGCAAAAAGCTAAGATAAAAAAGGATAATTTGAAAAGTGTAGCATAACATGAAATGAGAGATCTAGACCTGTCCATGTATAGAATATGTTACTTTCATAGGTAGCTGCATAACAAAGAAAACTCCACACATCTACTTACAATGTCTATATATGTTTTACTGTTATAATGTCTAAGAAGATAATACTATGAACTCACATCTTGAGATGATACAATTGTACCGAGTCTACGTTGTAATAATGCAAGCATATAACCAAAAAAGCCAGCCCCAACAAGCATTGCAATACCTGTAAATTTATGGTAATTAGCCTTGATGtgtagttaaatttttttctagaGGAAGACTCTGGAATGATTTAGTTTACCAAGTGGAAATCCATTTTCGTATTGGTAAGCACAGTCATCAAAGTGTAGTTGAATCTCTCTGATGGCTTGGTTTCCCCGGTCTATGACAAGTAGGGAACAACTACTTCCAACATAAACCACATCAAAATCATTAGAAAATTTAGCTTCTTCACTTGGACCATCAACATGGCCCCCTCCACGGCTCCATTTTCCGCCAGCAATTGTTGTGACACCTGTAAACAGAAATCTCAACTCAACAAAAAGCTCTCACCAATGATTCTATAGTGGAAGTAGAACAAGGGCCTCATGAGggagaggaagagaaagaatTGTTCAGTTTTGGTATAAGGTTTACCTGAATCACTAATCTTTCTAATTGCCATGTTCATTATATCTGCAATATAGATATTTCCACGATTATCAACAGTTATCCCCTTCGGGTGATTCATCCTAGCTTCCCTAAGCCTTCCATCAACATGTCCAGAATATCCTTCAGCAGATCCTGCCACAAGCTTCGGTCTGCTATCTGAAAAATTGCAAAGCAAAGGCTATTAGTTTTTTaagtcaataaaaatatatacatttaaatggATTCAAGAGTGGTAGAGAAATTTCAACAAAAGGAGAAGTCCCACAGATGCAGTAAGTTCAAAATGCATTACAGTTACGTTGTAAAAGTTTGATGCACATTCATAAATCTCGTAAGCAAGAACTAAAGTGAGATGATATAATGCTAGGCACATAACACATTGATTCAATCAACTGTGATTCTACCATGTAAAAGGGATTTGAGCAAGGGGAATGTGAATCTTAAATGACAGTTGCCAACTAGCCGTCTATAAACAAGTATTTTGACACGAAAACCATATGCTTGAGTACCAGACAATGGAGAATAATTCAAGTTCAATTGCACAAAAGAGGGAAAAAAATGGTCTAAAAACATTGCAATTGACTTTAGCAAGAAATTCTGAACAGAATGTTGGGGTGAAGTAGGTAGGGAGAAAAACCTCACAAGTTTCTATTGAGAGAAATTCAAGGTTTTCTAATACTGCCTAATAGATCACAAAGTAGAGAAGCTCATAATTTCCAAATTGACAGCAAGTCCAATGTCAAGAAAACCTTAGTCCACTGTAACACAGTGAAGAGATAACCGACTTATGCTGATatcacaaattaaataaaaacacaaacaaatcaAATGACAGATTGGACATGGAAAATGAATCAGATCACAAATTCAATCTACCATCGAATCAAACGGGGCACACTTACACAAAGAAAGCGATGACGAAATCCTATAAATGTTACTATTAACCGAATCCAGAATAAGAAGGTCCCCATCAGGCAACACCTCAACCGCATAAGGTTCAATTCCAAGCTTGCTTCCATCAAACACAGTCTCCACACTGTACCCACTCTCGAACTTCATCATCGACTTCACACCAACCGCTGCAACAACACTCCAATTACACATAAACcgaaaaattgaaattaaaaaaagaaagagaaaagaaaatgcaatCTACATTGTGCAGATTCATACCAGTTTTGGTGGGTGCCTTGAGCGACCACACCCATTTGGTGAATGCAGGCACGACATTGGAGAAAAACCCACTAACAATCCCTGAAAAAGGAACAAACTTTGAGCTAAAGAAGTTGAAAGGATGAAAGCAGAGTGATAACAGTAAACAGGGTTACTCACTGGCTGGTAATGTGGTGGATGGTGCAGCTGAGACATTGCAGAGTAGAAGAAAAAGCGTGAAAATGAGAGCCAAATGGAGCTTGGCCATTTCTTGTGGTGGAGGTGGGAAATGCAGGGTCCGAGAAAGGAGGGAAACCCTAAATCATGGAGGTGAAAGGGGTGGTAGCAGAGAGTGCAAGATTGGGTTTTTAGAGTTGAGTCTAGTGTGGAGAAGGAGAGAATGGAAAAGGGAAGAGGAAAGGCAAAAGAGACAAGAAAAAGGAAATGGAAAAAGGAAATGGAAAAAGGAAGAGGGAGTGGTGGACCATTGGGAGGAAGAGTGAAGTTAATGTAGAGAATCATGAACCGCCATTATTGTCTACCTTCGTTTCTCTACTACTACTCTACATGTAAGTTGTAACTTTGTATTCACGACCTTAATTCTTTCCTTTAAAGGTCAAATATACGGTTTTTTCCCCTAGGGAATTGTTCTAAACTACGTTTCATTAATGTAAtaacacatttttattataagtttaaaaggATGATTGTTGTTGactttttatacttaaatatcTGActgtattattgttttttataaagtaaatgaaaataaataaatagatataaagtAAAtgggtaaaaaaaataaaagaagacaaatataagagaaaaagtattatctgataaagaaaagtaaatgaaaagaaatattattgttttttatattgtatgtatgtatgtattattttataacttagtgcaattaaataatataagatatgCCAGAGTGTGTGAGAGTACTATAGATAAAGGACCACAGTGTGGTGTAGTGTAGCTAATTCAcccaaattatttttctatttagaacttttttttaagtGAGTCTCACCCTTGTTTTTACAGCTAGGAGTGGTTAAATATTGGAGGTAGatgtttttcaataatatattttttattttatgaatattttaagagaatatttattaaaaactacttccaacttcaaaaataataaatgttattcACATGATCATGATTATTATCATGATTTTCTATGGTAGTACTTCATATTATTCAATGCATTAGTTGATAGAGTGTGTTTTCTTGTTGGTGTATTAAAGGATGATTTGTTTGCATGCATCTTggaaatagaaataataaatactttgacaacatctAGTAGAAACTgaaaacatgaaattttttttcccCAAATTTAGTTGAAAAAGGgacatttttgtattttttatttatcaaagtaGATAATAGACAACACTTCCCTCCAACTACCCACattcaagaaaataatatataatagttattctcttttttttttcacttgtaACAATTTCCACattcaagaaaataatatataatagttattctcttttttttttcacttgtaACAATTTGCATTATTATAGCTAGCCTTTTCTCATAAATAAATTGCTTTGTGGTCCATAACAACATGAACCAACAAATGAACCATATGTTTCATAGCCTTGACTTATAGTAGTGATAAGCTTAAAAAATCTCACAATGGCAAGGAAATGATTAGCACCATGATGAGTTTGTAGAATCACCAAGAACTTGTTATTACCATCAAAATTCTCAATCCAACTTTCTTTTTTGTGTGGTGCAACTGTTGTTGCAACCTCAACTAATGATCATGAGTCAGATCTGTTATGCATAATCCATGATCATGATGGTTTTCAAGACCAAGTTACATTAACCAATAATGTTGgctatatataaatacataggTGACAATTATGTCTTGGCACGTGATGTTATTGTTGTCTTGCACTGCAATTTGCTATTACCCATTCAAGGAATGGTAGAACTCATGAAGATCGGAtacaacattttatataataatgtatGATCCTTCCAAAAGCAGAAAGCAAATAGAGACACTGTGACAGAGCAAGACAAATGTGGCCAATTTTCTATTCTCTGTTTagacaaacaacaaaaacactTGCCCTTTTACCAATTTAGTATCATGAAAACTGATAATGTCTTGATGAATTAGCtggtacaaaaaaaaaaggaattttttcataaatttattcatgtaacatattaacaataaaattttaattttaattcaactttataaattcattttatatgatttgcatacaaataaaataatacatctaacaaataataaatcttgttaaaataaattttaataatgattctaatataatgttaaaaaatagactataaatctaattcaacttacaaaattgatttataaaataaaatttatatactatGTTGTGTTTTTTGATTTAGGCAACAATTTCAAGTGTCACCAGATTCAAAATTTTAACTCTGAAATTTCacattagattaaaaaaattaatattatatatataaaaaatactaatatattcattatattaaaatttaagttaaaaataatagtaatctcttatttaaattaaaccCACATCTTATAGGCGTGGTTTGATTTGATAAATTCACCCTCAAAAAATCTGTATACTATTCATGATGTTGTCTAGTATATATATTGAACCTCTATTTCATTTTCTATCATTCACCCGTACGATGTTTTACACTACTCTTGAAATTGGTTTTTTGTTTAAACAATTGCTTCGAATCTGCGAGTAATTAAAGGTGTTTTAGTGGTAAAGATGTTGGTTCATCCAAAATATGTTTGTCTTGTTGTGTGCTTTCTTATTTGTTTGACACTTTTTGTGATTTCTATGCCTGGCTTGGATTTCAACAATGAGGTGATTCACATAGATATAGGTTTCTGCAAACTGCCAACACATAcctatgaataataaaatactacaaTATATTCATATGACAAATTATGTGcagtagaaaaaaatataaataaaaatcataaaaggtTGATAGGAAATAATCTGATGTTAttcatataatatttgaaaGTGGGAAAGTTCGTGTCTTTAGCAATATGTATTGGAACACAGCTAATTCTTCCCTAACAGAGAGAGGTCATAGAGAGAAGTgaacaaattattataatagtatagttaaacatttcttttattaaatcggttttataaattgaattaaatttaaattttattattttaatatgatattagaaTTATGTAAAATCGTGAAGATTTCACATGAATGAACTTTtcttactaaaataattttataaattttaaattttattactttaataaaagttattacCTGGCATCCAAAGGCGTATGTTGAAAAATGGTAACCATCTTGAAAAGCAGGCAGCCATAGTTAATGACTCTTTACACGCGAGAAGAACAGTAGTATGAGTAATTTTACATgttagtaatttatatttaaataaatttttattttaaattttccacATTTGAAATTCAGAATATACATGCAAAATTTCAAACGTCAAATTATTCAGAAAACAAGATTAAAATCGAGCATCCACgctatcattttattttattttatttgactgAAAGTAGATTCATTTCTTAGAGTTTcatactaattaaataaaagtcaTTAAGAAAACACGTTCCTTTAAAATAATCAATGGAATTTTTCAATGGATTAATGATAGACAAAACTGATGAATAATTTACTCTAGTAACgttctgaaaaaaaaacatttaactgATTTTGAATTCTGTTGAAACATAAAAGATGGAATATAGGATTGTTTGaattacaaataatatttttagaattttaaaaacgtTAGAGTTGCAAGGAGAAATAGTTGGACGTGTAGAAAAACATGCCcagagaaaattggaattgggCTAATAGCATGCCTTTGGACTATAATTGTAAAAGAATTACTTCCTGCACCCTATTACTTCCAGAATTTATTTTTGGGAATACAAAAATAGTTTCAGAAATTTTTTCTAGACAGCAATCACCCCTTTTTATGGGGGTGATGAAGAAATGTGATAGGGTACAGGAAGCAACGccctaattataattataagaagCCTCAATTAAGGCAgctaaataagttaaatatgtttatttgttGATGAGAAATAGCTTAGAAAGTCTGCATGAGTGGCAGCATTCAGCAATGAGGAAACCGAGAAGAATCTCTTTAGCTATACCATGCATGTGATTTATTCCCTGCACTGACTAAATTAATACTCTGATGTGATGACTCCTATCCAGTATTTAAGTTTTCTATGCATAATCAACTTTTTCAGTCACCAATTCCTAATCTCTGACTTATGAAGATATAGGTTTTGtggagaaattaaaaataacttttataagaAGAAAGATTTTATCACTTAAAAGATTATGAGTATGGAACATTCCAAAATATAGTATGAACTAGCATAGAGTTATCACGTACACGATAAGATAGAAGAGTTATTTAACTAAAGTATAAAgtattaattttacaattattcaaaaacaactataaatttaaagcTTTATATACATACTATAGTATActcaaaactatatacaaaatTCTACGAAATAGCTACTCAGCAGCATCACCTTCATCCAATGCTTGCTCTAGAGATACATCTTCTTccgctgctcacatccaaaggatgatCATCGCAGAGAAAGAAACACCAatacatacaaaacacaagcacacaacagggtaaactagtttaaacaaagattaatcatacaCTCATTTACTAAGCTTCACACAATCATActattcattcacatcacataaACTCTTAACACATAACACCACACTgactttgactgtccggacttagaatgattgtcgagctatggcgggtcgtgcactcgtggtggcttctactgttttgcaaagccattgccaatgggtttcaccctaccacactcaccttgggtcatactggaagcacccaagactaggacctcatGCTACTCCTCatgacatggatcaatcctctctacttgagaatgaaagaccattggagtttcaggataacccccaagactaagctcctgcattcattctaaacttacttgaatctcaacaagagatttcactttgaatcacaacatagggcaccaccatgtatcctctccttgaggatcatggaattacgtccattaaccaTACTTTGAACTTTACACTTTGAATTAACCAACTTACactttgaaacacaacttaCAACAATAACCAATGATACAACATAATACAACTCCAACATACTTCATAAAGCACTCAATGTTTCATGTAAAACAACTTAAGTCCAAAGGAAAAGAGTGAAATAACCTTTaccattcgcatagcgcacccattCGCAGAGCAAAACTAGAGACTTCTCGCACAGCGACCCAGCTCGCTGTGCGAATCCTCAGACAAAGACCCAACCCTCTAAACCATTCGCATAGCGGTtagactcgctatgcgaataaacTGCGACTTGAATCAGACCCCCAAACTCCTCGCATAGCGTCCCAGCTCGCTATGTGAGAGCCTCAGACAATGGCTCAAGCTCCTTAAACACTCGCAAAGCGAAACCCATTCGCTATtcgaataaaatgaataatagtCCCAGACCCCAACCAGTTGCATAGCAACctgattcgctatgcgaatcatcaaacagagagcaaccctctcaatCCATTCACACAGCGCACCcattcgctgtgcgaatgccTTGGTAGAGAGCATATCGCCAAggtgactcgctatgcgaatccatttgcac harbors:
- the LOC108334659 gene encoding uncharacterized protein LOC108334659 codes for the protein MAKLHLALIFTLFLLLCNVSAAPSTTLPARIVSGFFSNVVPAFTKWVWSLKAPTKTAVGVKSMMKFESGYSVETVFDGSKLGIEPYAVEVLPDGDLLILDSVNSNIYRISSSLSLYSRPKLVAGSAEGYSGHVDGRLREARMNHPKGITVDNRGNIYIADIMNMAIRKISDSGVTTIAGGKWSRGGGHVDGPSEEAKFSNDFDVVYVGSSCSLLVIDRGNQAIREIQLHFDDCAYQYENGFPLGIAMLVGAGFFGYMLALLQRRLGTIVSSQDAEGSAMSGISPSPYQKPVKSVRPPLIPSEDESDKQEESFFGSLGKLLTNAGASVVEIMGGLFPGFRKRPQSYEFQSQTLFQQPPKQLNAWPVQESFVIPEEDEPPSIDPRTPTPRKTYPFMSKDAEKMQQLLQSRAFYSGWEGDLQQQQQLKHQHQQQQQQLKHHHRHQYHSSIPHTYLEQSHEETNEILFGAVQEHDRKQETVVIKPVEYGQSLYDHHYIRPRISSMGYTNKH